Proteins encoded within one genomic window of Phalacrocorax carbo chromosome 29 unlocalized genomic scaffold, bPhaCar2.1 SUPER_29_unloc_2, whole genome shotgun sequence:
- the LOC135310728 gene encoding E3 ubiquitin-protein ligase HUWE1-like gives MKVDRTKLKKTPTEAPADCRALIEKLKACGDEQLLAELQQIKTWNIGKCELYHWVDLLDRFDGILAEAGRPVENMSWMLACDRPEREQLKALLLALLNFTALLIEYSFSRHLYSSIEHLTTLLASSDMQVVLAVLNLLYVFSKRSNYITRLGSDKRSPLLSRLQHLAESWGGKENGFGLAECCRDLHMLKYPPSATTLHFEFYAEPGVEVKVDKRATSTTLHYIHIEQLDKISESPSEIMESLTKMYSIPKDKQMLLFTHIRLAHGFSNHKKRLQAVQARLHAISILVYSNALQESANSILYNGLIEELVDVLQITDKQLMDIKAASLRTLTSIVHLERTPKLSSIIDCTGTASYHGFLPVLVRNCIQAMIDPSMEPYPHQFATALFSFLYHLASYDAGGEALVSCGMMEALLKVIKFLGDEQDQITFVTRAVRVVDLITNLDMAAFQSHSGLSIFIYRLEHEVDLCRRECPFVIKPKVQRPPAAALPEGEEMETDMEVTDVAMESSPGPSSDTRQDPANAAVPSTSAAASSSPRGGVQCIPQRAALLKSMLNFLKKAIQDPAFSDGIRHVMDGSLPTSLKHIISNAEYYGPSLFLLATEVVTVFVFQEPSLLSSLQDNGLTDVMLHALLIKDVPATREVLGSLPNVFSALCLNARGLQSFVQCQPFERLFKVLLSPDYLPAMRRRRSSDPLGDTASNLGSAVDELMRHQPTLKTDATTAIIKLLEEICSLGRDPKYICQKPSMQKADGTAAAPPPRSPHAAEEASSEDEEEEEVQAMQSFSATQQSEAEPSQQVVGTEERIPIPLMDYILNVMKFVESILSNNTTDDHCQEFVAQRGLRPLVTILGLPNLPVDFPTSAACQAVAGVCKSILTLSHEPKVLQEGLLQLEAVLSALEPLHRPIEAPGGSVLLRELAGAGSVPDATLSAQATPLLHALTAAHAYIMMFVHTCRVGQSEIRAISVNQWGSQLGLSVLGKLSQLYCSLVWESTVLLSLCTPNSLPPGCEFGQADMQKLVPKEEKAAPSPPQGGKRAEGEGEGGPGGAGGVGDPPPAQGLLEGMGLEGEALAPMETDEPGAADPKAKGKITPAMAARIKQIKPLLSASSRLGRALAELFGLLVKLCVGSPVRQRRSHHAAAAAPAPTPAARATASALTKLLTKGLSWQPPPYTPTPRFRLTFFICSVGFTSPMLFDERKFPYHLMLQKFLCSGGHNALFETFNWALSMGGKVPVAEGLEHPDLPDGTGEFLDAWLMLVEKMVNPSTVLESPHALPAKAPAHGQAHFSALRFLVVTQKVGVALWG, from the exons atgaAAGTGGATCGGACAAAGTTAAAGAAAACCCCTACTGAGGcg CCCGCCGACTGCCGGGCCCTCATCGAGAAGCTGAAAGCGTGCGGCGACGAGCAGCTGCTGGCCGAGCTGCAGCAAATCAAGACATGGAACATCGGGAAG TGCGAGCTCTACCACTGGGTGGATCTCTTGGATCGCTTCGACGGGATCCTGGCGGAAGCCGGTCGACCGGTGGAAAACATGTCGTGGATGCTGGCTTGCGACCGGCCGGAGCGCGAGCAGCTCAAAGCCCTCCTCTTGGCTCTCCTCAACTTCACCGCTCTCCTCATCGAGTACAGCTTCTCCCGCCACCTCTACAGCTCCATCGAG CACCTGACGACGCTGTTGGCCTCGTCGGACATGCAAGTGGTGTTGGCCGTGCTCAACCTCCTCTACGTCTTCAGCAAACGCTCCAACTACATCACGCGCCTGGGGTCCGACAAGCGAAGCCCCCTCCTCTCCCGCCTGCAGCACCTGGCTGAG AGCTGGGGCGGGAAAGAGAACGGATTTGGGTTGGCCGAGTGCTGCCGGGACCTCCACATGCTG AAGTACCCTCCCAGCGCCACCACCCTCCACTTCGAGTTCTACGCCGAGCCGGGTGTTGAGGTGAAGGTGGACAAGCGG GCCACCAGCACCACCCTACACTACATCCACATCGAGCAGCTGGACAAG atTTCGGAGAGCCCCTCAGAGATCATGGAGTCCCTCACCAAGATGTACAGCATCCCCAAAGACAAACAG ATGCTTCTGTTCACCCACATCCGCCTGGCCCACGGCTTCTCCAACCACAAGAAGCGACTGCAAGCGGTGCAAGCGCGGCTCCACGCCATCTCCATCCTGG TCTACTCCAACGCCTTGCAGGAGtcggccaacagcatcctctACAACGGCCTCATCGAGGAGCTCGTGGACGTCCTCCAAATCACCGACAAACAGCTAATG gACATTAAGGCAGCTTCGTTACGAACCCTCACCTCCATCGTCCACCTGGAGCGAACCCCGAAGCTGAGCAGCATCATCGACTGCACCGGCACCGCTTCCTACCACGGCTTTCTGCCCGTCTTAGTCCGCAACTGCATCCAAGCCATGATCG ACCCCTCCATGGAGCCCTACCCCCACCAGTTCGCCACCgctctcttctccttcctctacCACTTGGCCAGCTACGACGCCGGCGGCGAGGCACTGGTCTCCTGCGGCATGATGGAGGCGCTGCTCAAG GTGATCAAGTTCCTGGGGGACGAGCAGGACCAGATCACCTTCGTCACCCGAGCCGTGCGGGTGGTGGATCTCATCACCAACCTCGACATGGCCGCCTTCCAGTCGCACAGCGGCCTCTCCATCTTCATCTACCGCCTCGAG cacgaGGTGGATCTGTGCCGCCGCGAGTGTCCCTTCGTCATCAAGCCCAAGGTGCAgcgtccccccgccgccgccctccccgaGGGCGAGGAGATGGAGACGGACATGGAAG TGACGGACGTGGCCATGGAGAGCAGCCCCGGTCCCTCGAGCGACACCCGGCAGGATCCGGCGAACGCCGCCGTCCCCAGCAccagcgccgccgcctcctcgtCCCCCCGCGGCG gcgTCCAGTGCATCCCCCAACGCGCCGCTTTGCTCAAATCCATGCTGAATTTCCTGAAAAAAGCCATCCAAGATCCCGCTTTTTCCGACGGGATCCGACACG tgATGGACGGCTCGCTGCCCACCTCCCTGAAGCACATCATCAGCAACGCCGAATATTACGGCCCTTCGCTCTTCCTCCTGG CGACCGAGGTGGTGACGGTCTTCGTGTTCCAGGAGCCTTCGctgctctcctccctgcagGACAACGGCCTCACCGACGTCATGCTGCACGCGCTGCTCATCAAGGAC GTCCCGGCCACCCGCGAGGTTTTGGGTTCGTTGCCCAACGTTTTCAGCGCGCTGTGCCTCAACGCCCGGGGCCTGCAGTCGTTCGTGCAGTGCCAACCCTTCGAGCGGCTCTTCAAGGTGCTGCTTTCGCCCGACTACCTCCCCGCCATGCGGCGCCGGCGCAGCTCCGACCCCCTCG GAGACACGGCCTCCAACTTGGGCAGCGCCGTGGACGAGCTGATGCGGCACCAGCCCACCCTCAAGACCGACGCCACCACCGCCATCATCAAG CTTTTAGAGGAGATTTGCAGCCTGGGCCGGGACCCCAAGTATATCTGCCAGAAACCCTCGATGCAGAAGGCCGACGGGACGGCGGCAGCGCCCCCTCCTCGTTCCCCTCACGCCGCCGAAGAAGCCTCGAgcgaggatgaggaggaggaggaagttcAGGCCATGCAGAGCTTCAGCGCCACCCAACAGAGCGAGGCCGAACCCAGCCAGCA GGTGGTGGGCACGGAGGAGCgcatccccatccccctgaTGGATTATATCCTCAACGTG atgaaattcGTGGAGTCGATCCTGAGCAACAACACGACGGACGATCACTGCCAGGAGTTCGTGGCCCAACGGGGGTTGCGCCCCCTCGTCACCATTTTGGGGCTCCCCAACCTTCCCGTCGACTTCCCCACCTCCGCCGCTTGCCAAGCCGTGGCCGGAGTCTGCAAATCTATCCTG aCGCTGTCGCACGAGCCGAaggtgctgcaggagggcttgctgcagctggaggccgTCCTGTCGGCGCTGGAGCCCCTCCACCGGCCCATCGAGGCGCCGGGGGGGTCGGTGCTGCTGCGCGAGCTGGCGGGGGCCGGCAGCGTCCCCGACGCCACCCTCTCGGCGCAGGCCACCCCCCTCCTCCACGCCCTCACCGCCGCCCACGCCTACATCATGATGTTCGTCCACACGTGCCGTGTCGGGCAG AGCGAGATCCGGGCCATCTCGGTGAACCAGTGGGGATCCCAGTTGGGATTGAGTGTTTTGGGGAAACTGAGTCAGCTCTACTGCTCCCTGGTGTGGGAGAGCACCGTGCTGCTCTCGCTCTGCACCCCGAACAG cctccccccggGGTGCGAGTTCGGGCAGGCCGACATGCAGAAGCTGGTGCCCAAGGAGGAGAAGGCGGCgcccagccccccccagggcGGCAAGCGGGcag aGGGCGAAGGGgagggcggccccgggggggcggggggcgtcgGCGACCCCCCCCCAGcgcaggggctgctggaggggatggggctggagggCGAGGCCCTGGCGCCCATGGAGACGGACGAGCCCGGCGCCGCCGACCCCAAGGCCAAGGGCAAGATCACGCCCGCCATGGCCGCCCGCATCAAGCAGATCAAACCCCTGCTCTCCG CGTCGTCGCGCCTGGGCCGGGCGCTGGCCGAGCTCTTCGGGCTGCTGGTGAAGCTGTGCGTGGGCTCGCCCGTGCGGCAGCGCCGCAGCCAccacgccgccgccgccgcccccgcccccacGCCCGCCGCCCGCGCCACCGCCTCCGCCCTCACCAAGCTGCTCACCAAGGGgctcagctggcagcccccgccctacacccccaccccccgcttCCG